The following is a genomic window from Planctomycetia bacterium.
ACTGCTGCTCTTCGATGGCGCGCTCAAGCTGCTCCTCGGTCAGCAGCCCCTTCTTCAGAAGGATCTGCCCCAATTGCTTCTTGCCTGCCTTCGCGAGCGTTGATTGCATTTCGACGGCTCTTTTCGTTTCGGGCTAAACCAATATCACGCAAAGCTTCTGACGGCGGCATCAATATCGGCGCAAACCTCAAACCTTCGCGACAATCTCGTGATCTCAAGCACCTTCTGGACCGTCTGGTTCAGTCCGCACAACCGGATGCGGCCGAGCCCGTTCTCGCATTGAGACTGCAACTCCAGCAGCAGCTCAAGGCCCCGGCTGTCGATGGCATCGGCTCCCGCGAAATCGACTACGACGTCGTGCCGACCCTCCGACTCGAGTTTCTTCACGTGGTTCGCGAACTCCTCGGTATTTTCGCCGGCGAGGTCTTCAGTGACGCTGCATACCGTCACGCTTCCATAATGGGTGATGCTGGTCGGCATCTTCATGGGCTCCAGATTCTAAAAAAGACGATCCCCTTCAATTCGGATTCAGCACGGCGTGCAGCGCGCCCAGGTGCGAAATGGTCGCGTCACTGCCTGAGCACGCCCGCGCCTCCTTGAAGAGCTTTTCAAGATCGAGCTTGACGAAAAGCTCCGCCAGGTGCGGGTCGAACTGCGTTCCGGCACACCGCCGGACTTCCGAGATCGCCACGTGAAACGGAAGCGCCGACCGGTAAGTCCGGTTCGTCGTCATCGCATCAAAGCAGTCGGCCAGGCAGATGATCCGCCCGATCAGCGGGATCGCTCTACCGGCAAGTCCGTCCGGATATCCGCGACCGTCCATCCGCTCGTGGTGATAGAGAACGCCGGGCATCAGGTCGCGCGTCTGTCGAACCGGCGAGAGAATTCGCACGCCGATTTCCGGATGCTTCTTCAGCGCGTCGAATTCTTCGTCGGTCAATTTTCCAGGCTTGCAGAGAATGGCGTCCGGCACGCCGATCTTCCCCACGTCGTGCAGAAGTCCGGCGAGGTACACCCGCTCGCAGTCCGTCGGTGACAGCTGCGCCGCCCTGGCCAGTGCGCGACTCAGGAACGCGACGCGCTCGGAGTGGCCGTAGGTGTAAGGGTCCTTGGCATCGACGCTGTTGACAATCGAGTGCAACAGGCCCATGAGGAGGTCGGTCAGGTCATCGTAGAGCGTCTGGTTCTCGAGGAATGACTTGATGCGATCTCCGACGGCTCGAAAGAGCTGCACATCGACCGAGGTAAAGTCTCCGCCGTCGGGGCAGTTCAGGGCGAGCATGACGCCGAGAAGCTTTTGATGATTCCATAGCGGCAGGGCGACTGCATGTCGAAGCCATGAACTTGCCCAGGCAAGTTCAGGCCGCGAGGCTGCGTCGTTGAGCAGCACATGGCTGGGCGTCTTGACCGGGTCGAGATTGCAGGCTTCGGCCAGCTTCAGCAGGCTCAGTGCGTCGGCGCCCGCGTCGAGCTCGCCGACACAAACCACGCGATCGCTCAGTGAATTCGCGTCAAGTGTGGCGGGCACATTTCGAACTTCGCCGGCCGATTGACCCTCGGTCAGAACAAACGCAATAGCGGCGGCCCGGGACACCTCGTTGACCTGCTCGCCGATGGCGTGAAGGAGCTTCTGCGGCCGCTGCGGGAGACCCATCTGCGTGCTGATTCGATAGATGAGGTTCAGTTCCTCGTAGGTATTCTGCAGGTTCTGAACGAGAAGATCGGATTCTTCGGCCGCGACGTCGATCTGGCGAGCCTGCTCGACGGTGAGCCGCAGTAGGTCGACAACCGACGCTTCCTGTTCGTCGGCAATGCGTCGCTCGCCTTGTGCGCTCGTCTGCATCGCGGTCAGATCGAGATTGCACGCGCTGCACAGCCGCGCAAACGACTCACCGCGAAGATCAGACTTGAGGTACGCGCCGACGATCGCCCCCAATGGTCGCTGTCGACGGTGAATCATCGCGACCGCGAACCGCAGATCATCGGGCCAGGGGCCGGGGCCGAAGTCGATCGTTGCGACGGGATTGCCCGCGCCCAACTTTTGGGTACATGCGCGGACGAACTCGGTGAGGCCGGCGGCGAATGTCCCCTTGCGCGACCAGAGCGTGTTCCAGAACTGCGAGCCGTCCTTGTCCCACAGTATGGCCTGTCCGTCACTGCTCCAGAGTGAGAGCCACAGACCGGACTGACGCCAGTGTAGCGCGAGTCGATCGAAACCGTCGGGCGACAGTGGCCAGGTGACCCTGGGGAGCGGGATTCGTCCCTGGCTCTCCAGAGTGGTGGTCATGCCCTGTGATCTTCTCGTGGTAGACGGCACAAAAAACCTCTCGGCGGCTAAACGCCTGCATTCAGGTCCGACGCGACGGCATTGCCGGCGCCCTCGATCACTTGTCGCACGGTGCTCAGTACTTCGCGCGGCGAAAAGGGCTTGATGAGAACCTTCTTGATGTTCGTTCGGCCCAGCTCCTGCTCGTTGAGCGAGAATCCTCGGGCCGTCAGCATGATCGCCGGAATGTGGCTGGTGCGTGAATCGGCTCGCATCTTCGCGCAGAGCTCCAGCCCGCTTAGCAGCGGCATTTGATAATCGGTGACGACCAGGTCCGGAATCTCCGTCTGGGCGATCTCCAGTCCTTCGGCGCCGTCGGCCGCGGTCAGAACCTCGAAATCTGCATGCCTGAGTTTGGCCGAGACAACATGCAGGATGTGCGGCTCGTCATCACAAACCAGGATTCTTTCAGCACTCATAAAGTATCCCCATGTGCGATCTTTGAAGATCAGTTCTTCGTGTTCTCCCCCGCAAGCGGCAGCACTATACCGAATGTGCTCCCTTTGCCGACCTCGCTGGTCAGCGTCAGCTCGCCGCCGTGGACCGTCTCCACGATCTGCTTCACCAGGTTCAGCCCGAGGCCCGTGCCCTTGGCCAGTTGCTTGTTGGCCTCGACCCGGAAGAACTTCTGGAACATCCTGGGTAGGTCTTCCTTGGGTATCCCCAATCCCGTATCGGTGACCTCGATGCGAATCGACTTGTTCACATCCAGCGGCAACATGCGAAGCTGGACGCTCCCGCCGCTGGGCGTGTACTTCACGGCGTTGGACAAAAGATTGAGAATCGCCTGGTAGATCAGGTCGCGATCCGCCATCACCTGATACATCGTCGGCGTCAGTTCCTCGGTCAGCGTGATGCTCTTCTCCTCGGCGGCCGGACGCATCAGATCGCACGCTTCCTTCGCGACGATGGAAAGCGACACCGCCTCTTTGCTGATGCGGACCGTCCCGGCCTCGATGCGGCTGATGTTCAGCATGTTGTCGATGAGCCGGCCCAGCCGATCGGCGGACGCGTCGATGATTCCGTAGTATTCGTTCCGCGTCTTTTCGTCGCTGGCCTCGCCGTCCACGAGCATTTCCACGTACGCCCGAATCGACGAAAGCGGCGTCCGAAGCTCGTGCGCGACCTGGGCCACGAATTCGCTCTTCATGCGCGCTGCGAGCCGGTCCTTCGTGATGTCGCGCATCAGGCAAACGACCCCGTGCGACTCGACCCCGGCCATCCCGCCGGACGTGTGCGACCCGATGGGGGAGAGTGTCATCGCAAAGACGCGGTCGCCGATGTCGATTTCAATCCGCCGTTTGGCGACGCGCACCTCGGCCTCGCGCGAGTCTCGGATCGCGGCGACGATTTTCTCGTCGCTGATGATCTCCGAAACCGGCATGCGGGTGGACTGGTCGCCCTTGATGCCGAACAGCTCTTCCGCGGCCGGATTCACCTGGACCAGTTGATCGTATGCGTCGGTGACCAGCACCGGGTCCGAGATCGCCCGAAGCACGGCCTCGGCCTGCTGCTTCTGTACCCCGGAAAGGCTCAGGGCAAGTTCCATCTGCTTCTGGTCGGACTTGATTCTCTGCAACTGGCCGCTCAGCGACGTGGCGTGCTGCTCGACCGCCGACCACACCTGCTGGAGTTCATCGTCGATCGAAGGAGGCGGCGCGACATCAGCGCGCTCGCGGCCGATTCGATCCAGGGCGATGCGCAGTTCCGTGATGCGGTCTTTGCGCGCACGCCATGAGAACATCACGATCGCGATCGCCAGACCGTTGAGGGTAAACATGCCGAATTGTGCGCCGCGGCTGAATCCGCCCCCCCAGAATCCAAACGCCATTCCAGACAGGAGCCAGCATGCGGCGATCGCCAGAGGCACAATCGCGTGGATCGCCCTGAGTTGAGCGATGTACGCCCGAACGCCTGCCGGCTTGCCTGTCGCGGCGCGATAGGGCGTCGACGGCGTCAGCTCCGGCCGCGGCGCGTCGCGCTCCGCGCTCGGCGCATCGCCGGTGACGACATCGTCATCTACCTGCGACCAGGGTTTGATCTGCGTCTGCGTCATGGCTCCATTCCGCCGACATCGTCGGGACAATCGCCCGCGAATTCGGGATTGGCGGCTTCGACCCTCATGGACAACAAGTTCAGCCGTCTTGCGGCCGGTTCAAAATCTGGCTCCAGCTTCAATACCTGCCGGTACGACTCGCGCGCGGCCGTGACGTCGCCCTCAGTCTCCGCGGCCTCGCCGACGAGAAAATGGGCCGCGGCCAGTCCCGGCTCCTCCAGAATGGCGCGCTGGCCGGCCTCGCGCGACCTCGTCGAGTCCCCGCTCCGAAGCGCGACATAAGCTAGCAGTACCCAGGTCTCCGAGGTCATGGCACTGTTCGCAATCACGTGATCGAGCGACTCAATGGCCGATTCGAAATCGTTGGCCTGCACCGCTGCCCGGGCATATACGCGCCACGCCGTCATATTCTCCGGGCATTCCTTCATCACCCGGCGGAGAGCCGACATTGCCTTCGTCGGCTTCGACGTGTTCAGGTAAGCGTCGGCAAGCATGAGCAACGTGCTCGGCCGGCTCGGTTGTTCGGCGCTGGATGCGTTCTCCGCGGCCGGCTCTATGACGGCGGCGGTTTGTTCAGCAAGCGGCTCAAGGACGCGGATGGCCTCCTCGTACCGGCTTGCCCAGTGCAGCACGTTTCCGTACTCCGTCTGAAGGTTTTTATCTCCGTCGCAGATGCGCAGCGCATCGCGGCAGAACTCGACCGCGGGTCCCCTGAGCCCGACGATGCGCGCGATGCGCGAGCTCAACATGCGAAGCGACACGTTCTGATCGAAATCGATCAGCCGCGGATGAACGAGCTCGAGCGCGTCCGTCGGACGATTCATCGCCACGAGCACTTCCGCCTCGGCCAGCAGATACGCCGCCGTCTGCGGCGAAAGCTCCGCGGCCGTCGCATAATGCTCAAACGCCGATGGCAGATCGTCCTGTCGCTGGGAGATCTGACCGGCCAGGTAGTGAATCTCCGGATCGCCCGGACTCAGTGCCGCCGCAAAAGCGACAGCCTGACGGGCTTCGCCGATCTGTCCCTGGGCAAGCCGAATGCGTGCGGCGATGAGATATGCGTTTGGATCGTTCGGCATCATCGCCAATGCTTCATCGAGCGCCTTCTCGGCGGCTTCGAGACGTCCTGCCTTAAGATGCCCTTCGGCCAGTTG
Proteins encoded in this region:
- a CDS encoding STAS domain-containing protein, with amino-acid sequence MKMPTSITHYGSVTVCSVTEDLAGENTEEFANHVKKLESEGRHDVVVDFAGADAIDSRGLELLLELQSQCENGLGRIRLCGLNQTVQKVLEITRLSRRFEVCADIDAAVRSFA
- a CDS encoding HD domain-containing protein; amino-acid sequence: MTTTLESQGRIPLPRVTWPLSPDGFDRLALHWRQSGLWLSLWSSDGQAILWDKDGSQFWNTLWSRKGTFAAGLTEFVRACTQKLGAGNPVATIDFGPGPWPDDLRFAVAMIHRRQRPLGAIVGAYLKSDLRGESFARLCSACNLDLTAMQTSAQGERRIADEQEASVVDLLRLTVEQARQIDVAAEESDLLVQNLQNTYEELNLIYRISTQMGLPQRPQKLLHAIGEQVNEVSRAAAIAFVLTEGQSAGEVRNVPATLDANSLSDRVVCVGELDAGADALSLLKLAEACNLDPVKTPSHVLLNDAASRPELAWASSWLRHAVALPLWNHQKLLGVMLALNCPDGGDFTSVDVQLFRAVGDRIKSFLENQTLYDDLTDLLMGLLHSIVNSVDAKDPYTYGHSERVAFLSRALARAAQLSPTDCERVYLAGLLHDVGKIGVPDAILCKPGKLTDEEFDALKKHPEIGVRILSPVRQTRDLMPGVLYHHERMDGRGYPDGLAGRAIPLIGRIICLADCFDAMTTNRTYRSALPFHVAISEVRRCAGTQFDPHLAELFVKLDLEKLFKEARACSGSDATISHLGALHAVLNPN
- a CDS encoding response regulator, producing MSAERILVCDDEPHILHVVSAKLRHADFEVLTAADGAEGLEIAQTEIPDLVVTDYQMPLLSGLELCAKMRADSRTSHIPAIMLTARGFSLNEQELGRTNIKKVLIKPFSPREVLSTVRQVIEGAGNAVASDLNAGV
- a CDS encoding PAS domain-containing protein produces the protein MTQTQIKPWSQVDDDVVTGDAPSAERDAPRPELTPSTPYRAATGKPAGVRAYIAQLRAIHAIVPLAIAACWLLSGMAFGFWGGGFSRGAQFGMFTLNGLAIAIVMFSWRARKDRITELRIALDRIGRERADVAPPPSIDDELQQVWSAVEQHATSLSGQLQRIKSDQKQMELALSLSGVQKQQAEAVLRAISDPVLVTDAYDQLVQVNPAAEELFGIKGDQSTRMPVSEIISDEKIVAAIRDSREAEVRVAKRRIEIDIGDRVFAMTLSPIGSHTSGGMAGVESHGVVCLMRDITKDRLAARMKSEFVAQVAHELRTPLSSIRAYVEMLVDGEASDEKTRNEYYGIIDASADRLGRLIDNMLNISRIEAGTVRISKEAVSLSIVAKEACDLMRPAAEEKSITLTEELTPTMYQVMADRDLIYQAILNLLSNAVKYTPSGGSVQLRMLPLDVNKSIRIEVTDTGLGIPKEDLPRMFQKFFRVEANKQLAKGTGLGLNLVKQIVETVHGGELTLTSEVGKGSTFGIVLPLAGENTKN
- a CDS encoding tetratricopeptide repeat protein: MTRILRDAVRQPLRLIALTVALSSSACSRIDSTLLSTHMENNQRAAAKERWDSVRGSVKLQLAEGHLKAGRLEAAEKALDEALAMMPNDPNAYLIAARIRLAQGQIGEARQAVAFAAALSPGDPEIHYLAGQISQRQDDLPSAFEHYATAAELSPQTAAYLLAEAEVLVAMNRPTDALELVHPRLIDFDQNVSLRMLSSRIARIVGLRGPAVEFCRDALRICDGDKNLQTEYGNVLHWASRYEEAIRVLEPLAEQTAAVIEPAAENASSAEQPSRPSTLLMLADAYLNTSKPTKAMSALRRVMKECPENMTAWRVYARAAVQANDFESAIESLDHVIANSAMTSETWVLLAYVALRSGDSTRSREAGQRAILEEPGLAAAHFLVGEAAETEGDVTAARESYRQVLKLEPDFEPAARRLNLLSMRVEAANPEFAGDCPDDVGGMEP